The proteins below are encoded in one region of Ostrea edulis chromosome 3, xbOstEdul1.1, whole genome shotgun sequence:
- the LOC130053521 gene encoding uncharacterized protein LOC130053521, whose protein sequence is MFIGTGTLWGGVKNWRKRQYPPPPPHKAHIIRQYPHPPPQKAHITRQYPHPPPHKAHITRQYPPPPPHKAHITRQYPPPPPHQAHITRQYPHPPPHKAHITRQYPHPPPHKAHITRQYPPPPPHKAHITRQYPPPPPHQAHITRQYPPPPPHQAHITRQYPPPPPHQAHITRQYPHPPPHQAHITRQYPHPPPHQAHITRQYPHPPPHKAHITRQYPHPPPHQAHITRQYPHPPPHQAHITRQYPHPPPHKAHITRQYPPPPPHQVHITRQYPHPSSHKAHITRQYPPPPPHKAYITRQYPPPPPHKAYITRQGKSYC, encoded by the exons ATGTTTATAG GAACAGGCACTCTCTGGGGAGGGGTAAAAAACTGGAGAAAAAGACAATATCCCCCACCTCCACCACACAAAGCACACATCATAAGACAATATCCTCATCCTCCACCACAAAAAGCACACATCACAAGACAATATCCTCATCCTCCACCACACAAAGCACACATCACAAGACAATACCCTCCACCTCCACCACACAAAGCACACATCACAAGACAATATCCTCCACCTCCACCACACCAAGCACACATCACAAGACAATATCCTCATCCTCCACCACACAAAGCACACATCACAAGACAATATCCTCATCCTCCACCACACAAAGCACACATCACAAGACAATATCCTCCACCTCCACCACACAAAGCACACATCACAAGACAATATCCTCCACCTCCACCACACCAAGCACACATCACAAGACAATATCCTCCACCTCCACCACACCAAGCACACATCACAAGACAATATCCTCCACCTCCACCACACCAAGCACACATCACAAGACAATATCCTCATCCTCCACCACACCAAGCACACATCACAAGACAATATCCTCATCCTCCACCACACCAAGCACACATCACAAGACAATATCCTCATCCTCCACCACACAAAGCACACATCACAAGACAATATCCTCATCCTCCACCACACCAAGCACACATCACAAGACAATATCCTCATCCTCCACCACACCAAGCACACATCACAAGACAATATCCTCATCCTCCACCACACAAAGCACACATCACAAGACAATACCCTCCACCTCCACCACACCAAGTACACATCACAAGACAATATCCTCATCCTTCATCACACAAAGCACACATCACAAGACAATATCCTCCACCTCCACCACACAAAGCATACATCACAAGACAATACCCTCCACCTCCACCACACAAAGCATACATCACAAGACAAGGCAAATCTTATTGCTAA
- the LOC125674091 gene encoding betaine--homocysteine S-methyltransferase 1-like: MSKRGLVERLNAGENVLIANGYMWEFARRGYLTLGGYVPEVVIEHPELVTQLHEEFVHAGTDVLPAFTYFGHREKMRSIGREAEVESLNRQALRIARKVADRTGSLVAGGVCHTHVYAKDDPATHEKSRAIFKEVIEWAVEEGADYIVGETFSIFGEAMLALECIKEYGKGLPAVITLTAHIPDQTVDDVPLPEACRRLEEAGAVAVGLNCSRGPKTMIPLIREIRKACKGPIAAIPVPFRCQDDCRTFYSFKDDETDKFLYPTNIECKKCSSDDIVEFATEAKEIGVQYIGLCCGNCSAYMRDLAEVYGRKPGASRYSCDLSLSFVWGKKKALNKSGDKEFMYMVYGKEK, encoded by the exons ATGTCAAAGCGAG GACTGGTAGAGAGACTTAATGCCGGGGAAAACGTGCTGATTGCCAATGGATACATGTGGGAGTTTGCCCGCCGGGGATACTTAACCCTTGGTGGATATGTACCGGAAGTGGTGATCGAACATCCGGAATTGGTAACACAGCTCCACGAGGAGTTTGTTCACGCTGGAACTGACGTGCTACCCGCCTTCACT TATTTTGGACACCGAGAGAAGATGCGCTCAATTGGTAGAGAGGCGGAAGTTGAGTCCCTAAACAGACAGGCGCTGAGAATTGCCAGAAAAGTGGCGGATCGCACTGGTTCTCTTGTGGCCGGTGGTGTGTGTCACACCCACGTTTATGCTAAAGATGACCCCGCAACTCACGAGAAAAGCAGAGCAATATTCAAG GAGGTGATAGAGTGGGCGGTGGAGGAGGGAGCAGACTACATTGTGGGGGAGACTTTCTCCATTTTTGGGGAGGCCATGCTAGCTCTGGAGTGTATCAAAGAATACGGGAAAG GTCTTCCTGCTGTGATTACTTTGACTGCTCATATACCGGATCAGACAGTGGATGATGTCCCTTTACCGGAAGCTTGTCGCCGACTGGAGGAAGCGGGAGCGGTAGCTGTCGGACTCAACTGCTCCAGAGGTCCCAAAACAATGATTCCACTGATTCGAGAGATCAGGAAAGCTTGCAAG GGTCCTATTGCTGCCATTCCTGTGCCATTTCGTTGTCAAGACGATTGTCGCACATTTTACTCTTTCAAGGATGACGAGACTG ATAAGTTTCTGTACCCGACCAATATTGAATGCAAAAAATGTTCCTCAGACGACATTGTAGAATTTGCAACAGAGGCTAAAGAAATTGGTGTACAGTACATAGGCCTTTGTTGCGGAAATTGCTCAGCTTACATGCGTGATTTAGCGGAAGTCTACGGTCGAAAACCAGGGGCTAGTCGTTACTCGTGTGATCTGTCACTGTCGTTTGTTTGGGGAAAGAAGAAAGCGTTGAATAAATCCGGGGATAAAGAGTTTATGTACATGGTGTATGGAAAAGAAAAGTAG
- the LOC125676585 gene encoding betaine--homocysteine S-methyltransferase 1-like — protein sequence MPKRGLVERLNAGGNVLIANGYMWEFTRRGYLTLGGYVPEVVIEHPELVTQLHEEFVHAGTDVLPAFTYFGHRAKMRLIGREAEVESLNRQALRIAREVADRTGSLVAGGVCHTHVYTIDDPTTHEKSRAIFKEVIEWAVEEGADYIVGETFSIFGEAMLALDCIKEYGNGIPAVITLTAHIPDKTVDDVPLPEACRRLEEAGAVAVGLNCSRGPKTMIPLIREIRKACKGPIAAIPVPFRCQDDCRTFYSFKDDETEKFLYPNNIECKKCSSDDIIEFATEAKEIGVQYIGLCCGNCSAYMRDLAEVYGRKPGASRYSCDLSLSLFWGKKKVLNKSWDKELMYMVNGTEK from the exons ATGCCAAAGCGGG GACTCGTAGAGAGACTTAATGCAGGGGGAAACGTGCTGATCGCCAATGGATATATGTGGGAGTTTACCCGCCGGGGGTACCTAACCCTTGGAGGATATGTACCGGAAGTGGTAATCGAACATCCGGAATTAGTAACACAGCTCCACGAGGAGTTTGTTCACGCCGGAACTGACGTGCTACCCGCCTTCACT TATTTTGGACACCGAGCGAAGATGCGTTTGATAGGGAGAGAGGCGGAAGTTGAGTCCCTAAACAGACAGGCGCTGAGAATTGCCCGAGAAGTGGCGGATCGTACGGGTTCTCTTGTGGCCGGTGGTGTGTGTCACACGCACGTTTATACCATAGACGACCCGACAACTCACGAGAAAAGCAGAGCAATATTCAAG GAGGTGATAGAGTGGGCGGTGGAGGAGGGAGCAGACTACATTGTGGGGGAGACTTTCTCCATTTTTGGGGAGGCCATGCTAGCTCTGGATTGTATCAAGGAGTACGGGAATG GTATCCCTGCTGTTATTACTTTGACTGCTCATATACCGGATAAGACAGTGGATGATGTCCCTTTACCGGAAGCTTGTCGCCGACTAGAGGAAGCGGGAGCGGTAGCTGTCGGACTCAACTGCTCCAGAGGTCCCAAAACTATGATCCCACTAATACGAGAGATCAGGAAAGCTTGCAAG GGTCCTATCGCTGCCATTCCTGTACCGTTTCGTTGTCAAGACGACTGCCGCACGTTCTACTCTTTCAAGGATGACGAGACTG AGAAGTTTCTGTACCCGAACAATATTGAATGCAAAAAATGTTCATCAGACGACATTATAGAATTTGCAACAGAGGCCAAAGAAATTGGTGTACAGTACATAGGCCTTTGTTGCGGAAACTGCTCAGCTTACATGCGTGATTTAGCGGAAGTCTACGGCCGAAAACCAGGGGCTAGTCGTTATTCGTGTGATCTGTCACTGTCATTGTTCTGGGGAAAGAAGAAAGTGTTGAATAAATCATGGGATAAAGAGTTGATGTACATGGTGAATGGCACAGAGAAGTAA